A segment of the Peptococcaceae bacterium 1198_IL3148 genome:
GGGCGGGGATTAATGAGTGTAATAATGACAAAACTGGAACAGGAAACAGCTAAAAAAGGTATCAAGTGTTTATACAGCCTGTCCCGGGCCTCCGAATTCGGTATTAATTTAATTCTACACCGTTTGGGTTATAGCTATAGAGGTACGTTAATCAACAACTGCCACATCTGTGGCGATTGGGAAGACATGCACCTGTGGGTAAAGGCCAGAGCATAATATATACAGTGTTAAATATATAAAAGCCCGCTAATTGCGGGCTTTTATCAGATAATAATACATATTAGACCACCGCTACCATCATTGACAATGCGTTGCAGTGTTTCCTGAAGTTTAATCTGGGCATTTTCCGGCATATGGTGAATCTTGTTCTGTACACCTTCACGAACCAAGTCATGCAAACTCTTACCGAAAATTTCTGAACCCCAAATTTTCTGAGGATTCTCGTCAAACTCATCCAACATATAGCGTACCAGTTCTTCACATTGTTTTTCGGTGCCAATTATCGGAGTGATTTCGGTGGTGATATCGGCTCGAATGATGTGTAGTGACGGTGCACTGGCCTTTAGTTTGACGCCAAACCGATTGCCCTGGCGTATCAACTCTGGTTCTTCAAGGTTCATTTCATCCAGTTTGGGCGTCACCACCCCGTAGCCAGTTTCTCTAACCTCTGTAAAGGCATCGGCAACTTTGTCCCATTCCTGCTTTGACACAGCAAAGTCACGCATCAGTCTAAAAATGTCCTGTTCTCCAGTCACTTCATAACCAGTTTCTTCGCTGAGCACTTGATAGAACAATTCCTGCTTGGCCAGCATCTCAATGGCTGCCGAACCAGTGCCCATATCCATGCTTTTTAAGTTAACTTGCTTAACAAAATCATAATCTCCCAGCGCCTCAACGGCAGTTTCAATATCCCGTAACCGGCGCACATGATGCACAGTCGTTTTCACTGCATCTTCAAATTGATCCCGGAGCCAATGCTTAACGTCCAACTCTTCAACCCAAGAGGGCAGTGTAATGTTAACTTCGTTAACTGGAAACTCAAATAAAATCTGTTCCATTATGTATAAAATATCATCCTGTGTCAGTTCCGCTACGTTTATTGGCAATACAGGCACATCATATTTTTCCTGTAATTCGATAGCCAATGCTTGAACTTCGGGATTGTTAGGACGGATTGAATTTAAAACCACCACAAAGGGTTTGCCTAATTCGTTGAGTTCTGCCACCACTCTTTCCTCAGAATCAACGTAGTTTTCACGGTCAATGTCAGTTATTGAACCATCGGTGGTAACCAGCACTCCGATGGTGGAGTGTTCAGATATTACTTTGCGGGTACCAATTTCTGCTGCCTCTTGGAAAGGGATGGGATCTTCAAACCAAGGGGTGTTAACCATCCGCGGTCCTTCTTCTTCATCGTAACCCAACGCCCCTTCCACACGATAACCGACACAATCCACCAAACGCATTTTCACCTGTAGATTGGGGGTGATATTAATCTCCACCGCCTCATTCGGAACAAATTTGGGCTCAGTGGTCATAATGGTACGACCCGCTCCACTTTGGGGCAATTCGTCTTTAGCTCTTTCTCTATCATGTATATTTTTGATATTGGGAATCACTGTTAAATCCATAAATCTTTTTATGAAGGTGGACTTGCCGGTTCTAACACCACCGACTACGCCCAAATAAATGTCTCCACCGGTGCGTTCTGCAATATCACGGAAAAGATCAATTTTTTCCATGCACACTCTCCCTCCTTAAAAAATATATAAAATATTCACCGCCCTAATCTATGTAAAATGCATCCCTCCCCCGCCAGCCAAACAAGGTCAGGACAGCAGGCTACATTTTACTGACCCCACCTAACAGACACCGAATATCCCGTCCATGTCTATTTTTTTCCAGTGGCATACAATAACAATATATATATATGAACATAAATTAGTAATATGACGATGTAATATAAAATTTGAAAAAAATTCTAAGGCACTGATTAATTGTATGAGCTACCACCGCCTAAAAATGATAAAAAA
Coding sequences within it:
- the spoIVA gene encoding stage IV sporulation protein A, which encodes MEKIDLFRDIAERTGGDIYLGVVGGVRTGKSTFIKRFMDLTVIPNIKNIHDRERAKDELPQSGAGRTIMTTEPKFVPNEAVEINITPNLQVKMRLVDCVGYRVEGALGYDEEEGPRMVNTPWFEDPIPFQEAAEIGTRKVISEHSTIGVLVTTDGSITDIDRENYVDSEERVVAELNELGKPFVVVLNSIRPNNPEVQALAIELQEKYDVPVLPINVAELTQDDILYIMEQILFEFPVNEVNITLPSWVEELDVKHWLRDQFEDAVKTTVHHVRRLRDIETAVEALGDYDFVKQVNLKSMDMGTGSAAIEMLAKQELFYQVLSEETGYEVTGEQDIFRLMRDFAVSKQEWDKVADAFTEVRETGYGVVTPKLDEMNLEEPELIRQGNRFGVKLKASAPSLHIIRADITTEITPIIGTEKQCEELVRYMLDEFDENPQKIWGSEIFGKSLHDLVREGVQNKIHHMPENAQIKLQETLQRIVNDGSGGLICIII